In Vibrio lentus, the genomic stretch TAAGGATTTACCTAGCTCGACAGGTAAACTGCGATTTCGAGAAGTACAGAGCCTTTCAGCCCCAATTAAAAGCCGGTTAAGTTCTATATGAATGACGGACATAACACCCCTTCTAACTTAATAGAAATTTCAATCAGTCTCTAATTAGCTTAGGACTCAACAAACACTTTAGCGAACAAGGGCAAACAAAATACCAACCGCGCTCTCATATCCGATCTTCTTTCGTAAAGCCGTCTCGCGCTCATGAACCAACGTTAGCGGTGTTGGTTTAAAGATTCCGGACACTAAATCACGAATATGAATTTTCACAAAAGTGTCATATAACCGACCTATCATATGCGACAAATGTTATTAACTAGGAGTTGTTTATGTTACGAGTCGCGCTTGCCTCTCTTTTATCCTTAGCCCTTTCTTCTCATGCTGCTTATGCACAAGAAACCAATATTTCGGGCTCCACTTCTGTTGCTCGAGTGATGGATGTATTAGCAGAGGAGTACAACAAGACTCATCCTGATAATTACATTGCAGTCCAGGGCATAGGCTCTACAGCTGGCATTACCATGGTGAATAAAGGTGTCGCTGACGTGGGTATGAGCTCACGTTACTTAACCAACCGTGAACAGAGCGAAGAGTTACAGGTATTCCCAATTGCCTTTGACGGCCTAGCAGTCGTAACCAATCGTTCGAACGCCGTGAATAACATCACTCGTGAACAGCTATTCGATATCTACAAAGGTAAGGTAACGAATTGGAAGGAAGTGGGTGGTGCCGACCAACCTATCGCGGTCGTAACTCGTGAAGCTTCTTCTGGTTCACGCTACAGCTTCGAAAGCTTACTTGGTTTAACGAAAATCATTAATGACCGTCTAGTGTCTGACATCAATCCAAATAACTTGGTTGTAAACAGCAACAGCATGGTAAAAACAATCGTTAACCATAACCCACACGCGATTGGCTTTATCTCTGTTGGCTCTGTCGATCGTTCGATTAAGGCAATCACATTTGAAGGCGTTGAACCGACATCAAAGAATATTGCTAACCACAGCTATGAGCTGGCTCGTCCGTTTTTGTTGCTACACAAAACAGACGCAGTTTCGGATGAAAGCAAAGATTTCATTAAGTTCGTGAAGTCAAAGCAAGGGCAAGACCTTATCGAAGAATACGGCTATACACGTATTAAATAGCAAAGAGCTATTGAGCTATTGAGCTATTGAGCTATGTTAGTAATGCTGTGATGTCTATTTGATATGACACAAACAAAAAAGAGAGAGCATTTAGCTCTCTCTTTTTTTGGAATCTATAATCTTTGTTTAAGAATCATTTCTCTTAAAGCAAAGTACTAGAAGTGAAGTTGAATCACCGACACAATCACAGCACCAGGGCGACGAACCCCTTCGATTTCTACGCGGATTTCGCGCTCAATCTCTAAACCCTTTTTGATTGGCGTTACTTTTGTCAACGTACTCTTAGCGCGAACGTTACTGCCAGACTTAACAGGGTAAGGGAAACGAACTTGGTTAAGCCCAATGTTCACAACCATTTTAGCTGTTGGGAATTGAGATTTATCTGGATCAACACTGTCAGTCAATCTTGGAAGAAGAGACAAGGTCAAAAAACCATGTGCGATAGTCGTTTTGAAAGGTGAATCCGTTTCTGCCTTAGAAGGCTCAGTATGGATCCACTGCATGTCTTCAGTCACTAAACCAAACTGGTTAATGCGCTCTTGACTTACATTAATCCAATCGCCAGTATGAATAACTTCACCGATCTGCTGATTCAGCTCATTCAACACAAGTTGTGCTTCAGGCTTAATTTCGATCGGCTTCTCTACCGGCATAACAGGCGCATCTTCGTTCACTGCTGGTTGGTGGTGATCACGAACCCAAGCGAAAAAGTGACTATTTTGCGTGCGGTTCAGGAAGTCGCCCCAATACTCTCTAAGAGCTGGAGACATCCATTGCATAAACTCAGAGTGTTGCGAAGAAACGCTATCGCCTCGGTGTTTAAATAAATCAATGACCTTCATAAGAACCTCAGTGCACAAAAATTTCAATATAACGTGTTAATTTTGAAACACTTCACACTATTGTGCAAATGCTTTCGAGCGTACAATCGTTAGCTGAACCATTACTTATTATTAAATATCAACAATTTAAAAATAAAACATCATTTTATTAGACACCTACTTTTAGAGTGTTAACTCCATCACACAATGAACATTTGATTATATAAACGACTTTTTTCATTCATGATTGGAATAAAAATAAGGCTTAGCATCACACTAAGCCTTATTTTTCATAAGGGGATGATTTTTATAAGGAAGCGGTTTTTAACAGAAAACCGTTCCTATAAATAAAAGTTCCTTTACTCATCGTCGAGTGGAATCAACTTAGTATTACCACCATGTGCCTTCTCACGCTTACGTTGCACGAATGCATAGAAGCCTGGGATTAGGAACGTACCCGCTAACAACACACAT encodes the following:
- a CDS encoding MaoC family dehydratase, coding for MKVIDLFKHRGDSVSSQHSEFMQWMSPALREYWGDFLNRTQNSHFFAWVRDHHQPAVNEDAPVMPVEKPIEIKPEAQLVLNELNQQIGEVIHTGDWINVSQERINQFGLVTEDMQWIHTEPSKAETDSPFKTTIAHGFLTLSLLPRLTDSVDPDKSQFPTAKMVVNIGLNQVRFPYPVKSGSNVRAKSTLTKVTPIKKGLEIEREIRVEIEGVRRPGAVIVSVIQLHF
- a CDS encoding phosphate ABC transporter substrate-binding protein; translated protein: MLRVALASLLSLALSSHAAYAQETNISGSTSVARVMDVLAEEYNKTHPDNYIAVQGIGSTAGITMVNKGVADVGMSSRYLTNREQSEELQVFPIAFDGLAVVTNRSNAVNNITREQLFDIYKGKVTNWKEVGGADQPIAVVTREASSGSRYSFESLLGLTKIINDRLVSDINPNNLVVNSNSMVKTIVNHNPHAIGFISVGSVDRSIKAITFEGVEPTSKNIANHSYELARPFLLLHKTDAVSDESKDFIKFVKSKQGQDLIEEYGYTRIK